Proteins encoded together in one Leptospira bourretii window:
- a CDS encoding type II toxin-antitoxin system antitoxin SocA domain-containing protein yields MEKLCHAILWILEKSPNGRARLDLAKLLYYADGVHFQKHAEMITRGDYIHLEDSPYPVKLNEALLFLKENGHIDAIPKIEGNGIQGFTLRFLKPLEGLVLSREDKRVMMKVVEAFRGRVVDENRHYPNLYENYVVTPLFDAIPFSVDRINTKIHVLVQKSLLNLSGKMFRVLFERSE; encoded by the coding sequence ATGGAGAAACTTTGTCATGCGATCCTTTGGATCCTCGAAAAATCACCCAATGGGAGAGCTCGCCTGGATTTGGCGAAACTGCTCTACTATGCGGATGGTGTTCATTTCCAAAAACATGCGGAGATGATCACAAGAGGAGACTATATCCACTTAGAAGACTCCCCTTACCCCGTCAAACTGAACGAAGCACTTTTATTTTTGAAAGAAAATGGCCATATCGATGCCATTCCCAAAATTGAAGGAAATGGAATCCAAGGGTTTACTTTGCGTTTTTTAAAGCCGTTGGAAGGACTTGTTCTTTCTCGCGAAGACAAACGAGTGATGATGAAGGTGGTGGAAGCATTCCGTGGCCGAGTGGTAGATGAAAATCGCCATTATCCCAATCTTTATGAAAACTACGTAGTCACCCCGCTCTTCGATGCGATCCCATTTTCTGTGGATCGGATCAATACGAAAATCCATGTTCTTGTCCAAAAAAGCCTTTTGAATCTATCGGGCAAAATGTTTAGAGTTTTATTTGAGAGGTCAGAATGA
- the trxA gene encoding thioredoxin: MALTEVTDANFKAETAKGVVLVDCWAEWCGPCRMVAPVLDELSQEMADIKITKLNVDFNQKTAQELGIQSIPTLLLYKDGVLVDKAIGALPKPQIKKFIENHK; encoded by the coding sequence ATGGCACTAACGGAAGTCACAGACGCCAATTTCAAAGCAGAAACTGCTAAGGGCGTAGTACTCGTGGATTGTTGGGCGGAATGGTGTGGACCTTGTCGCATGGTGGCTCCTGTTCTTGATGAATTATCACAAGAAATGGCTGATATCAAAATTACAAAGCTAAATGTTGATTTCAATCAGAAGACGGCTCAGGAATTGGGAATCCAGTCCATCCCTACCCTTCTTCTCTATAAAGACGGAGTTTTAGTGGATAAAGCAATTGGTGCTTTACCAAAACCACAAATTAAAAAATTTATAGAAAATCACAAGTAG
- the panD gene encoding aspartate 1-decarboxylase, with amino-acid sequence MIITVCKGKVHRAVVTEAELHYEGSLTVDQDLMDLAGMKPYEQVSVVNVNNGARFETYLIVGERGSGTICLNGAAARLGMKGDKVIIITYGQVDEKDLPADYKPKVVFVDENNRPKKA; translated from the coding sequence ATGATCATCACTGTTTGCAAAGGCAAAGTCCATAGAGCCGTCGTCACTGAGGCGGAACTCCACTACGAAGGTAGCCTCACGGTTGACCAAGACCTAATGGACTTGGCAGGAATGAAGCCCTATGAACAAGTCAGCGTCGTGAACGTAAATAACGGGGCCCGGTTCGAAACCTATCTAATCGTGGGGGAACGAGGTTCGGGAACCATTTGTTTGAACGGAGCAGCGGCAAGGCTTGGAATGAAAGGGGACAAAGTCATCATCATTACCTACGGCCAGGTAGATGAAAAAGACCTTCCCGCAGATTACAAACCCAAAGTAGTTTTCGTGGATGAGAACAATCGCCCGAAAAAAGCCTAA
- a CDS encoding acyl-CoA dehydrogenase family protein produces the protein MERILPFTEEHHQFREMARKFFETEVKPHHEEWEKNHIVPKEVWRKAGENGLLCPDVPAEYGGSGADFLYNIIIIEESSRVGNSGFFISLHNDVIAPYISAFASDEQKKRWLPKCATGESILAVAMTEPGAGSDLKSLRTSAVDKGDHFVVNGQKTFISNGQLADLIITAVKHDNGTISLVMIEEGMKGFERGRNLDKIGLKAQDTSELYFNDVIVPKSNLIGKQGQGFRYLMQKLAQERLVLSVAAVEATRLVQSLTLQYIKERKAFGQKIGSFQNTKFKMAEMATELEMAQVFCDKVVMEHMKGENTTAEASMCKWYTTEMQKRHTDECLQFFGGYGYMMEYPIARAYLDARIQTIYAGTTEIMKEIIGRSLGL, from the coding sequence ATGGAGCGTATCCTCCCCTTTACTGAAGAACACCATCAATTCCGCGAGATGGCTCGGAAATTTTTTGAAACAGAAGTAAAACCACACCACGAAGAATGGGAAAAAAACCATATCGTACCCAAAGAAGTTTGGAGAAAGGCGGGTGAAAACGGCCTACTCTGTCCCGATGTACCCGCAGAATACGGTGGTTCTGGAGCCGACTTTCTTTATAACATCATCATCATCGAAGAATCTTCTCGTGTGGGAAATAGTGGATTTTTTATCTCCCTTCATAACGATGTCATCGCTCCTTATATCTCTGCTTTTGCTAGTGATGAACAAAAGAAACGTTGGCTTCCGAAATGCGCTACTGGTGAATCTATCTTAGCGGTTGCGATGACTGAACCTGGTGCTGGATCTGACTTAAAATCCCTTCGCACAAGTGCCGTCGACAAAGGTGACCACTTTGTGGTGAACGGACAAAAAACATTTATCTCCAACGGACAATTGGCAGATCTTATCATCACTGCAGTGAAACATGATAATGGAACCATATCCCTTGTGATGATTGAAGAAGGAATGAAAGGATTTGAAAGAGGACGTAACTTAGATAAAATCGGACTCAAAGCCCAAGATACTTCTGAATTGTATTTCAACGATGTGATTGTTCCCAAATCAAACCTCATCGGAAAACAAGGACAAGGTTTCCGTTACCTGATGCAAAAACTAGCACAGGAACGATTGGTTCTTTCTGTGGCCGCTGTGGAAGCAACAAGACTTGTCCAATCCTTAACCCTCCAATACATCAAAGAAAGAAAAGCTTTCGGTCAAAAGATTGGTTCGTTCCAAAATACAAAATTCAAAATGGCGGAAATGGCAACGGAACTGGAAATGGCACAAGTGTTCTGTGACAAAGTGGTCATGGAACATATGAAAGGCGAAAACACAACTGCCGAAGCCTCTATGTGTAAATGGTATACAACAGAGATGCAAAAACGCCATACCGATGAGTGTTTACAATTCTTTGGTGGATACGGTTATATGATGGAATATCCAATTGCAAGAGCCTACCTCGATGCAAGGATCCAAACTATCTATGCAGGAACCACAGAGATTATGAAAGAAATCATTGGTCGCAGTTTAGGACTTTAG
- the lipB gene encoding lipoyl(octanoyl) transferase LipB, with amino-acid sequence MTKFLHRKGLPSYLFPSIVSYQRYVKFQENSRKNRRESMLFLEHSPCLTGGIGAKAENLLVSPAHLSSLGVELVTLSRGGDFTAHEPGQIVGYLHIDLKKRNLSLGDFLHILNHSLVASIEKTWDLIVEENPKAPGLYTVEEPKRKLVSEGIYAKSYFTSFGFALNGVNNLSTFSLINPCGAKSEDMTSLLRLGKDKDFPKKRKEFVLNFTQIFIDQLP; translated from the coding sequence ATGACAAAGTTTCTCCATCGAAAAGGACTTCCTTCCTACCTGTTTCCTTCGATCGTTTCGTACCAAAGATACGTGAAATTCCAGGAAAATTCCAGGAAAAATCGAAGGGAATCCATGCTCTTTTTAGAACACAGTCCATGTTTGACAGGGGGCATTGGTGCGAAAGCGGAAAATCTTTTGGTTTCACCCGCACATCTTTCCTCTCTCGGTGTGGAGCTTGTCACTTTGTCTCGAGGGGGAGATTTTACGGCCCATGAACCGGGCCAAATTGTGGGGTATTTACATATCGATTTGAAAAAAAGGAACTTAAGTTTGGGTGATTTTTTACATATCTTAAACCATAGTTTGGTGGCATCGATTGAAAAAACTTGGGATTTGATTGTGGAAGAAAATCCGAAAGCACCTGGCCTTTATACTGTAGAGGAGCCCAAACGGAAATTGGTTTCGGAAGGGATCTATGCGAAGTCCTATTTCACAAGCTTTGGGTTTGCCTTAAATGGTGTGAACAATCTCTCTACCTTTTCTCTCATCAATCCTTGTGGGGCCAAGTCAGAAGATATGACCTCCCTCCTTCGGTTGGGAAAAGATAAGGATTTCCCGAAGAAACGAAAGGAGTTTGTCCTAAATTTTACGCAAATCTTCATAGACCAACTCCCTTAA
- a CDS encoding STAS domain-containing protein encodes MEPKDKVFSIQLKGGLDGTSAEDFYRYFESQLNKGYRKFLFQFGALDFITSNGISVLVKIHKQTRKLGAVYSIYGVKQEIEDVLGLVGLFDKLPIFRDHTQAEAFLLQAELRQPVSREPKPSDSELGPSPTSFKEENRIRFYFTGKSKGGDPSIGSKEPVSQLESIPEVEENPNTLQKSSSPMESLLEEKLNSLRLEIKDTLNHELERRFAVYKTNPEIQEKPITIPSYIQSKTKQMEAVERIIQCEVCGTRLRIHKFGKHECPGCSTQFQMSPSGSIRFLEKLNPI; translated from the coding sequence ATGGAACCAAAAGACAAAGTATTTTCCATTCAGTTGAAAGGTGGTTTGGACGGAACCAGTGCGGAAGATTTTTATCGATATTTCGAATCACAACTGAACAAGGGATATCGTAAGTTTTTATTTCAGTTTGGGGCATTGGATTTTATCACTTCCAATGGAATCAGTGTATTGGTTAAAATTCATAAACAAACTAGAAAACTGGGAGCCGTGTATTCTATTTACGGAGTGAAACAGGAAATCGAAGATGTCCTAGGCCTCGTGGGACTTTTTGATAAATTACCGATCTTTCGTGACCATACCCAAGCCGAAGCATTTTTATTACAGGCAGAACTAAGACAACCAGTATCAAGGGAACCAAAACCATCTGATTCAGAACTAGGCCCGAGTCCCACATCTTTCAAAGAAGAAAACAGAATCAGGTTTTATTTTACTGGAAAATCTAAGGGCGGTGATCCTTCGATTGGTTCTAAAGAACCGGTTTCTCAATTGGAATCCATACCCGAGGTAGAGGAAAATCCGAACACTTTGCAAAAGAGTTCTTCTCCTATGGAATCATTATTGGAAGAGAAACTGAATAGCCTTCGGTTGGAAATCAAAGACACTCTCAACCACGAGTTAGAAAGGCGATTTGCGGTTTATAAAACAAATCCCGAAATCCAAGAAAAACCAATCACAATCCCAAGTTATATCCAATCCAAAACAAAACAAATGGAGGCGGTGGAGCGGATCATCCAATGTGAAGTTTGTGGGACAAGATTACGAATCCATAAGTTTGGAAAACATGAATGTCCCGGATGTTCCACGCAGTTCCAAATGAGTCCGAGTGGTTCTATCCGTTTTCTTGAAAAATTGAATCCCATCTAA
- a CDS encoding LIC_12071 family protein yields MKYSRFFLSFILFFFLCETLALSAVVWTFYESLQNALTQEQFVSDHRARDLTMALAKSSEQRLQNEGYVELEKMFHRYVEQSKNDPEEFYIKKISLYSVDATLLVSTDTIYTPEELKNRKPDEALLHSTFFKKGIRMKKWQWSEPENGENPILNSKRDPKVRSGFEWVLSYLPLAKSNTVRLTSPLYKPGTLDVSGLVILVYERGNLGLLFENQWKLVEWMVFNYVVFAFVVSLILTGAFVIYTMLVARDSSVTPKESTNLPLFEKKTIERKVSEIEPIVDLTENPGQVTTSGEESGVEILSEGPLVSNVSPDSHQTPIRDAIFLG; encoded by the coding sequence ATGAAATATTCACGTTTTTTTCTATCCTTTATTCTTTTCTTTTTCCTCTGTGAAACCTTGGCACTCAGTGCTGTGGTTTGGACTTTTTATGAATCTTTGCAAAATGCTCTCACCCAAGAACAATTTGTTTCTGACCATAGAGCTCGTGATTTAACCATGGCGTTGGCAAAAAGTTCGGAACAAAGGCTACAGAACGAAGGTTATGTGGAACTGGAAAAAATGTTCCATCGTTATGTGGAACAATCTAAAAATGATCCCGAAGAGTTTTACATCAAAAAGATCAGTTTGTATTCTGTGGATGCCACTCTTCTTGTTTCTACGGATACCATTTACACTCCAGAGGAATTAAAAAATAGAAAACCCGATGAGGCACTCCTTCATTCCACTTTTTTCAAAAAAGGGATTCGGATGAAAAAATGGCAATGGTCAGAACCAGAAAACGGAGAGAACCCAATCCTAAATTCCAAACGAGATCCGAAAGTTAGGTCTGGGTTTGAATGGGTACTTTCTTATTTGCCACTTGCCAAATCAAACACAGTCAGACTCACTTCTCCACTTTATAAACCAGGAACACTTGATGTTTCGGGGCTTGTGATTTTAGTATATGAAAGAGGAAACTTAGGCTTACTCTTTGAAAACCAATGGAAACTTGTGGAATGGATGGTTTTCAATTATGTTGTTTTTGCTTTTGTTGTCAGTTTGATTTTAACAGGTGCTTTTGTGATCTATACAATGTTAGTGGCAAGAGACTCTTCTGTGACCCCAAAAGAATCTACGAATCTCCCTCTTTTTGAGAAAAAAACAATCGAAAGAAAAGTTTCGGAAATAGAACCGATTGTGGATTTAACAGAAAACCCAGGGCAGGTGACTACTTCTGGAGAAGAGAGTGGTGTAGAGATTTTGTCTGAAGGACCACTTGTTTCAAATGTTTCTCCAGATTCCCACCAAACACCGATTCGCGATGCGATCTTTTTAGGATAG
- the murJ gene encoding murein biosynthesis integral membrane protein MurJ, with translation MTKQAKGNESSAKRSLALSFYTFLSRILGLVRDHFMAVSFGTGMVASAFSVAYRLPNMFRNLLAEGTLSQSFMPIFSEYEKIGVMDARVMAGTVLSFLFLCLSLFVALFWFFAAGFLPALVGGSPEYGTLVVELSLVLFFLIMTASLSSIFMSISNSHHNYFVPSLSPIILNFSYLIVFIFIFPFYHEIRDKVFVLAYGIVTGGVLQLLVQAWYVYKNGYGPIFRLNLKHPAIRKIFKLMLPAALGGSFYQIGLLVDIFLANYIQNQNPGLGAVVSLDYSQRLVQLPTGIIGVALATTILPSLLKDLREGREENVPKEISDVLSFAFFLTLPASIGLAVLGETVLDSIYFGGRWDHLATITAFYPLVFYSFAIPFYSINKVLVSSYYAFADTKTPLRIQLVSFFLSILVSIGLMFFLKHSAIALASALSASVTSSLLLYYLKSHQVKIPFLTVWFRILKMVPALFGLFLWLVFSEWVTKPILVSYLSETLGLGFANVSRLCLVVSILPAVIIYFTVAGITKLPEADIILGRFFRKLRKKSS, from the coding sequence ATGACAAAACAAGCCAAGGGAAATGAGTCAAGTGCCAAGCGGTCACTTGCTCTTTCGTTTTACACTTTTTTATCCCGGATTTTGGGTCTTGTTCGTGACCATTTTATGGCTGTTAGTTTTGGAACCGGTATGGTTGCTTCCGCTTTTAGTGTGGCCTACCGCCTCCCGAATATGTTTCGGAACTTACTGGCAGAAGGAACTCTTAGCCAATCCTTTATGCCTATTTTTTCTGAATACGAAAAGATAGGTGTAATGGATGCCCGTGTGATGGCGGGAACCGTTCTTAGTTTCCTTTTCCTTTGTTTGTCTTTATTTGTGGCTTTGTTTTGGTTTTTTGCTGCAGGTTTTTTACCCGCACTTGTGGGTGGGTCACCTGAATATGGAACACTTGTCGTTGAACTTTCGTTAGTTTTGTTTTTTCTCATTATGACTGCTAGTTTGTCTTCGATTTTTATGTCGATTTCTAACTCGCATCATAATTATTTTGTTCCTTCCTTATCTCCCATCATCCTTAACTTTAGTTATTTGATAGTTTTTATTTTTATATTTCCTTTTTATCATGAGATTCGGGATAAAGTTTTTGTTCTTGCTTATGGAATTGTGACAGGCGGGGTTTTACAACTTCTCGTCCAGGCTTGGTATGTGTACAAAAATGGATATGGTCCAATCTTTCGTTTGAATTTGAAACATCCTGCCATTCGTAAAATCTTTAAATTGATGTTACCAGCAGCCCTTGGGGGAAGCTTTTATCAAATTGGACTTCTTGTAGATATTTTCCTAGCAAACTACATCCAAAACCAAAACCCAGGACTTGGGGCTGTGGTGAGTTTGGATTATTCCCAAAGACTTGTCCAACTTCCGACTGGAATCATTGGAGTGGCCCTTGCGACGACCATCCTGCCTTCCCTTTTGAAAGACCTTCGAGAAGGAAGAGAAGAAAATGTTCCCAAAGAAATATCTGATGTATTATCGTTTGCATTTTTTTTAACACTACCAGCAAGCATTGGTTTGGCGGTTCTTGGGGAAACAGTTTTGGATTCGATTTATTTCGGGGGACGTTGGGACCATTTAGCAACGATCACTGCTTTTTATCCTTTGGTATTTTATTCTTTTGCGATTCCGTTTTATAGTATCAATAAAGTTTTGGTTTCTTCCTATTACGCTTTTGCTGACACAAAAACTCCATTAAGAATCCAATTGGTTTCTTTTTTCCTAAGCATTTTGGTGAGCATTGGGCTCATGTTCTTTTTGAAACATTCTGCCATTGCTTTGGCCTCGGCTCTGAGTGCTTCTGTGACCTCTTCCTTATTATTGTATTATTTGAAATCCCACCAAGTGAAAATTCCATTTCTAACTGTATGGTTTCGCATTTTGAAAATGGTGCCTGCACTCTTTGGGCTTTTCCTTTGGTTAGTGTTCTCTGAATGGGTAACAAAACCCATCTTGGTTTCGTATCTATCCGAAACGTTAGGACTTGGTTTTGCCAATGTGAGTCGGCTTTGTCTTGTGGTTTCGATTCTCCCAGCAGTGATCATTTATTTTACGGTGGCAGGGATTACAAAACTACCTGAAGCAGATATTATTTTGGGAAGGTTTTTTAGAAAGTTACGAAAAAAATCCTCTTAA
- a CDS encoding cAMP/cGMP-dependent 3',5'-cyclic-AMP/GMP phosphodiesterase, translating to MVSSEPNGFTALPRGGYLVDTSEGYIQIGSPPETIKDTMGLEKKTPLVFVLPNKFFHVEKGISIAELEFPIYFNFFFRGGKKTFIVCSPEQKEQLTIVLGESLMGPQELNLASEFIDGTESFGFPDIKAEMAHFRSYKTMEEVVEFVLFDENHKAKFGKITIEQLPSNEFLIVDGEKHIKTPGEVDFHVKYDIGKRLEEPFQPPLIGITCLGPSHGFDPTDNTSGFIIWLNGQGIMVDPPVNSTEWLRESNVNPKFINSIILTHCHADHDAGTFQKILEESKITIYATATVMESFLKKYCSLTKIPRREITDLFDFIPVVIGRPTIINGGEFYFHYALHSIPSVGFEFFFQDQSFYYTSDHLNDPDALDEMYKKGVFPETRYQFLKDFPWDRKIIYHEAGVPPLHTKISYLASLPEEVQKRITVYHIAAKDMPEGNHLTLAKFGIENTLYPEITPPKHQEAFQLLEILSQIDIFSGFPIEKAKEFLQIVKEEKFRRGEQIIKKGTHGDRFFIIASGNVRFEGLSGDPTAVKRYGTYEYFGEASLILDTARQADVYAETDVLALTIEKTRFFQFIRGSKLHENLTKLNSIRETNTWKTLTESQTFRGLTSYQVTQLELILKLETVKKEAALIEEGQTFHNAFIVRSGTVVVMQNHKTIRELGAGDFVGEIYSLTKNLPSNFSFVAWPGTELYVLSEEDAIQYIKKNPGVYMKLNTVYN from the coding sequence ATGGTCAGTTCTGAACCGAATGGTTTTACCGCTCTCCCTAGAGGGGGATATTTAGTCGATACATCCGAAGGGTATATCCAAATTGGATCCCCTCCGGAAACAATTAAAGACACCATGGGGCTCGAAAAGAAAACCCCTTTGGTGTTTGTTCTTCCTAATAAATTCTTTCATGTCGAAAAAGGCATCTCCATAGCGGAGTTAGAATTCCCCATTTACTTCAATTTCTTCTTTCGGGGTGGCAAAAAGACTTTTATCGTTTGTTCTCCTGAACAAAAAGAACAGCTAACCATTGTTCTTGGGGAATCTCTTATGGGTCCACAAGAACTAAACCTCGCATCCGAGTTTATCGATGGAACCGAAAGTTTTGGTTTTCCCGATATCAAAGCAGAAATGGCCCATTTCCGGAGTTACAAAACAATGGAAGAAGTGGTTGAGTTTGTTCTCTTTGATGAAAACCACAAAGCCAAGTTTGGAAAGATCACCATTGAACAACTTCCCTCCAATGAGTTTCTCATTGTGGACGGAGAGAAACATATCAAAACTCCAGGTGAAGTTGACTTCCATGTGAAGTACGATATTGGAAAAAGACTCGAAGAACCTTTCCAACCACCACTCATTGGAATCACTTGTCTAGGACCATCGCACGGGTTTGATCCTACAGACAATACTTCTGGATTTATCATTTGGTTGAATGGCCAAGGGATTATGGTGGACCCACCGGTGAACTCAACCGAGTGGTTACGAGAATCCAATGTCAATCCGAAGTTTATCAACTCCATCATCCTCACCCATTGTCATGCCGACCATGATGCGGGAACTTTCCAAAAGATTTTAGAAGAATCTAAAATCACGATCTATGCAACTGCCACTGTGATGGAATCCTTTCTCAAAAAATATTGTAGTCTCACAAAGATTCCGCGCCGTGAAATCACAGACCTATTTGATTTTATACCTGTTGTCATTGGAAGGCCTACCATCATTAACGGTGGGGAATTTTATTTTCACTACGCACTCCATTCCATTCCATCCGTGGGATTTGAATTCTTTTTCCAAGACCAGTCCTTTTATTATACTTCGGACCACCTAAATGACCCAGATGCCTTGGATGAAATGTACAAAAAAGGGGTATTTCCAGAAACAAGATACCAGTTTCTAAAAGATTTTCCTTGGGATCGTAAAATCATTTACCACGAAGCTGGTGTTCCTCCTCTTCATACAAAGATTAGTTACCTGGCATCTTTACCAGAAGAAGTACAAAAACGAATCACAGTCTATCATATTGCTGCCAAAGATATGCCAGAAGGAAACCACCTTACACTTGCTAAGTTTGGAATTGAAAATACTTTGTATCCGGAAATCACTCCCCCTAAACACCAAGAGGCTTTTCAACTTTTAGAAATTCTTTCGCAGATTGATATTTTTTCAGGATTCCCGATTGAGAAGGCCAAAGAATTTTTACAAATCGTAAAGGAAGAAAAGTTTCGCCGAGGGGAACAGATCATCAAAAAAGGAACTCACGGGGACAGGTTCTTTATCATTGCTTCGGGGAATGTTCGATTTGAAGGATTGTCGGGAGATCCAACCGCAGTCAAACGATACGGAACTTATGAATACTTTGGGGAAGCATCTTTAATTTTAGATACGGCCCGCCAAGCGGATGTTTATGCAGAAACAGATGTCCTCGCCCTTACCATTGAAAAAACCAGATTTTTCCAGTTCATCCGCGGATCCAAACTCCACGAAAACTTAACTAAACTGAATAGTATCCGAGAGACCAATACTTGGAAAACCCTCACCGAGTCCCAAACATTCCGTGGACTTACCAGCTACCAAGTCACTCAACTCGAACTCATTCTCAAACTGGAAACTGTGAAAAAAGAAGCGGCCCTCATAGAAGAAGGACAAACCTTTCACAATGCCTTTATCGTTAGGTCGGGAACGGTTGTGGTCATGCAAAACCACAAAACCATCCGGGAGCTGGGTGCCGGGGACTTTGTTGGGGAAATCTATTCTCTCACCAAAAACCTTCCTTCCAATTTCAGCTTTGTGGCCTGGCCGGGAACAGAACTCTATGTCCTTTCCGAAGAAGATGCCATCCAATACATCAAGAAAAATCCCGGTGTCTACATGAAGCTGAACACTGTTTATAATTGA